One genomic window of Aquisalimonas sp. 2447 includes the following:
- the moaC gene encoding cyclic pyranopterin monophosphate synthase MoaC, which yields MSKLPHLNETGEVHIVNVGEKDSTRRVALAEGRILMAPETLAAIREQRIKKGDVLAVARVAGLMASKKTWETVPLCHPIQLTHAEVTLEPLEDGSGIHCTARTETVERTGVEMEALNAAQAALLTVYDMCKGMDRAMEITGVRLMHKSGGRSGTWERDGSES from the coding sequence ATGAGCAAGCTCCCTCATCTCAACGAAACCGGTGAAGTCCACATCGTGAACGTCGGCGAAAAGGACAGTACCCGCCGAGTTGCCCTGGCGGAGGGGCGCATTCTCATGGCCCCGGAGACCCTCGCTGCCATTCGGGAGCAGCGCATCAAGAAGGGCGACGTCCTGGCCGTGGCCCGGGTCGCCGGCCTCATGGCCTCAAAGAAGACCTGGGAGACCGTTCCCCTTTGTCACCCCATCCAGCTTACCCACGCGGAGGTCACGCTGGAACCGCTGGAGGACGGCAGCGGCATCCACTGCACCGCGCGCACCGAGACGGTGGAGCGCACCGGGGTGGAGATGGAGGCGCTGAACGCTGCCCAGGCCGCTCTGCTCACCGTCTACGACATGTGCAAAGGCATGGACCGGGCCATGGAAATTACCGGCGTGCGACTGATGCACAAGAGCGGGGGACGCTCCGGCACGTGGGAACGTGACGGCTCCGAGAGTTAG
- a CDS encoding TIGR04283 family arsenosugar biosynthesis glycosyltransferase, which produces MRLSVIVPALNESAAIAACLEPLQPARRDGHEVLVVDGGSTDDTRDQAAPMADRVLESPRGRAVQMNHGAHAASGDVLWFLHADTRVPEDAVDRIVDACHGGRRTWGRFDVTLDASGVAFRIIETSINLRSRFTGIATGDQGMFVSRRLFDAVGGFPELPLMEDVAMSQALRQRGLPVALSTRLHTSARRWQDNGTWRTVWLMWRLRFAFFLGADPADLHRRYYGSSS; this is translated from the coding sequence ATGCGTCTTTCAGTGATCGTGCCCGCGCTCAACGAGTCGGCGGCCATCGCCGCCTGTCTCGAACCCCTGCAGCCCGCCCGCCGCGACGGGCATGAAGTGCTGGTCGTCGATGGCGGCAGCACCGACGATACCCGTGACCAGGCGGCACCCATGGCCGACCGGGTGCTGGAAAGCCCCCGGGGGCGGGCGGTGCAGATGAACCACGGTGCGCACGCCGCCAGTGGCGACGTCCTGTGGTTCCTGCACGCCGATACCCGGGTGCCGGAAGACGCCGTGGATCGCATTGTCGACGCCTGCCACGGCGGGCGCCGGACCTGGGGTCGGTTCGACGTCACCCTGGACGCGTCGGGTGTTGCCTTCCGGATTATCGAGACGAGCATCAACCTGCGTTCCCGTTTCACCGGCATTGCCACCGGGGATCAGGGCATGTTCGTCAGCCGCCGGCTGTTCGACGCCGTCGGCGGGTTTCCGGAACTGCCGCTGATGGAAGACGTGGCCATGTCCCAGGCCCTGCGCCAGCGCGGCCTTCCCGTGGCGTTGAGCACACGTTTGCACACCTCTGCCCGCCGCTGGCAGGACAACGGCACCTGGCGCACCGTGTGGTTGATGTGGCGTCTGCGGTTCGCCTTCTTCCTTGGTGCCGACCCTGCCGACCTGCACCGGCGCTACTACGGTTCTTCCTCGTGA
- a CDS encoding porin, whose protein sequence is MATRTTLKATAVTSMSALALAALTTTAQADDDRVEVYGMVDVGLETYSADDEAAGFIFPGFNSAGGNNDAKDFALANGVSSRIGVRGGEDLTPNLRASYNIELGIDILNETGGATGAGSTGTRLGWAGLGGDWGEVRVGTDWMALYEFGGWNTHRTDMHGYGSYYYTTGVLRDSAQFGFRQGSTVSYQYGSAWGHSDPFAFNITAGIGEGEDNEEGISSLQAAAQYSFNDAISVNAVVYQEFVDGPADDDEATLYNVGARWNVTPALELAANYTVVTDFSDAVADSGTDGSDERDSIALAAMYDFGQGWDGHLGVSQASADDIADIDYNVYGFVRHSFTNRTNARLEFEHIDYDGDANDATETVGMVALQHNF, encoded by the coding sequence ATGGCAACACGCACCACGCTGAAGGCAACTGCAGTTACTTCCATGTCCGCGCTGGCGCTGGCGGCTCTGACGACCACCGCGCAGGCTGACGACGACCGCGTCGAAGTCTACGGTATGGTGGATGTTGGGTTGGAAACGTATTCTGCCGATGATGAAGCAGCAGGATTCATCTTTCCTGGTTTCAACTCAGCCGGCGGCAACAACGACGCCAAAGACTTTGCGCTCGCTAATGGTGTGAGCTCCCGCATTGGAGTGCGCGGCGGCGAAGACTTGACGCCGAACCTGCGCGCTTCCTACAACATCGAGCTTGGCATCGACATCCTCAACGAGACTGGGGGCGCCACGGGCGCTGGCTCGACCGGTACCCGGCTGGGTTGGGCCGGACTTGGCGGTGATTGGGGTGAAGTGCGTGTCGGGACGGACTGGATGGCTCTGTACGAGTTTGGTGGCTGGAACACCCACCGCACGGACATGCACGGCTATGGTAGTTACTACTACACCACCGGCGTACTTCGTGATTCCGCCCAGTTTGGTTTCCGACAGGGCAGCACGGTCAGCTATCAGTACGGAAGTGCCTGGGGCCACTCTGATCCGTTTGCGTTCAATATCACCGCAGGCATCGGCGAGGGTGAAGATAACGAGGAAGGCATCAGCTCCCTTCAGGCTGCGGCCCAGTATTCGTTCAACGATGCTATCAGCGTGAACGCCGTCGTCTATCAGGAGTTTGTTGACGGTCCTGCCGATGATGATGAGGCGACTCTTTACAACGTTGGCGCCCGCTGGAATGTCACGCCCGCACTGGAACTGGCTGCCAACTACACCGTGGTCACGGACTTCTCCGACGCGGTGGCCGATTCAGGCACCGACGGCAGTGACGAGCGCGATTCCATCGCTTTGGCTGCCATGTACGACTTCGGTCAAGGTTGGGATGGGCATCTTGGCGTGTCCCAGGCGAGTGCCGACGACATCGCAGACATTGACTACAACGTCTACGGGTTCGTCCGGCATTCGTTTACCAACCGGACCAACGCGCGGTTGGAGTTCGAGCACATCGACTATGATGGCGACGCGAATGATGCCACCGAGACCGTCGGCATGGTCGCGCTGCAGCACAACTTCTAA
- a CDS encoding ZapG family protein produces the protein MTTIVWIIVVLICLAGGIWLGRYTAPGVEKARSMEQERDEAHAELQRYREDVRTHFEKTAHLFNQVTSGYRSLYEHLAEGSERLGTGPSAGMLESKPEERTLQAPTEAAEDAGSEDKAATTKPAGEAAEAGTDQAPAAQEQPEGEPEPQAERQAEGESDAEAREESQKPLGEDEEPKGPASDYAAEHDVDEEAGEREKREAKG, from the coding sequence ATGACGACCATCGTCTGGATCATTGTTGTGCTGATTTGCCTGGCCGGCGGCATCTGGCTCGGGCGTTATACCGCCCCGGGCGTGGAAAAAGCCCGGTCCATGGAGCAGGAGCGCGACGAGGCCCACGCCGAGCTGCAACGCTACCGTGAGGACGTGCGCACCCACTTCGAGAAGACCGCCCACCTGTTCAATCAGGTCACCAGCGGCTACCGGAGCCTCTACGAGCATCTGGCCGAAGGCTCCGAGCGGCTGGGCACCGGTCCCAGTGCCGGCATGCTGGAGAGCAAGCCCGAGGAGCGCACCCTGCAGGCGCCCACCGAGGCAGCCGAGGACGCTGGGAGCGAGGACAAGGCCGCGACGACCAAGCCTGCCGGCGAAGCAGCAGAGGCAGGTACGGATCAGGCGCCGGCCGCTCAGGAGCAACCGGAAGGCGAGCCTGAGCCGCAGGCCGAGCGGCAGGCGGAAGGCGAGAGCGACGCCGAGGCCCGGGAGGAGAGTCAGAAGCCCCTCGGCGAGGACGAGGAACCCAAGGGCCCCGCCAGCGATTACGCCGCCGAGCACGACGTGGACGAGGAGGCCGGCGAGCGGGAGAAGCGCGAGGCGAAAGGGTAG
- a CDS encoding MAPEG family protein: MPIAYWTILIAALMPIIFAGIAKAGGERFTNRRPREWLANQAGWRQRANWAQQNSFEAFAPFAAGVLTAQQLDAGQGTINTLAVAFIGFRILYGALYIVDAHLWRSLAWLGGMVCTIGLFVAAAA; this comes from the coding sequence ATGCCGATTGCCTACTGGACCATCCTGATCGCCGCCCTCATGCCCATCATCTTCGCCGGCATTGCCAAGGCCGGTGGTGAGCGCTTCACGAACCGCCGCCCCCGGGAATGGCTGGCCAACCAGGCGGGCTGGCGGCAGCGGGCCAACTGGGCGCAGCAGAACAGCTTCGAGGCCTTCGCCCCCTTCGCCGCCGGCGTGCTCACCGCTCAGCAGCTGGATGCCGGCCAGGGCACCATCAACACCCTGGCGGTGGCCTTCATTGGCTTCCGCATCCTCTACGGCGCGCTCTACATCGTCGATGCCCACCTTTGGCGCAGCCTGGCCTGGCTCGGAGGCATGGTCTGCACCATCGGGCTGTTCGTGGCGGCGGCGGCATAG
- a CDS encoding TIGR04282 family arsenosugar biosynthesis glycosyltransferase: MTGYWAYPEGRLLLFAKAPVPGRVKSRLRPVWGARGACGVYQQLFRRTLETVLHSRTAPVEVWAAPSAAHPWLRTRSREAGVPLRVQPPGDLGERMAATLHACLTDSPYAVIVGADCAGLTAGHVREAFSSLAAGDDAVFCPAHDGGYVLVGLRRVESRLFRAVPWGTADVMQATRQRARRLGWRVTELSPARDVDRQADVRFLRRAGVLESPGVMPGGPRPPLQVE, encoded by the coding sequence GTGACCGGGTACTGGGCGTACCCGGAGGGCCGCCTGCTCCTGTTCGCCAAGGCGCCGGTCCCCGGCCGGGTGAAGTCCCGCCTGCGGCCCGTCTGGGGTGCACGGGGCGCCTGCGGGGTCTACCAGCAATTGTTCCGCCGCACCCTGGAGACCGTTCTGCACAGCCGGACTGCCCCGGTGGAGGTCTGGGCGGCACCGTCGGCCGCGCATCCCTGGCTGCGGACCCGCAGCCGGGAGGCAGGGGTGCCGTTGCGCGTCCAGCCCCCCGGGGATCTGGGCGAACGCATGGCGGCGACGCTGCATGCCTGTCTGACGGACAGCCCGTATGCGGTGATCGTCGGCGCCGACTGCGCCGGATTGACCGCCGGGCATGTCCGGGAGGCCTTCAGCAGTCTCGCCGCGGGTGACGATGCCGTGTTCTGCCCGGCCCACGACGGGGGCTATGTCCTGGTGGGGCTGCGGCGAGTGGAGTCTCGGCTCTTCCGCGCCGTGCCCTGGGGAACGGCGGACGTCATGCAGGCCACCCGGCAGCGGGCACGACGTCTTGGATGGCGGGTCACGGAACTGAGTCCGGCGCGGGATGTGGATCGCCAGGCCGATGTCCGGTTTCTGCGACGTGCGGGCGTGCTGGAAAGCCCGGGTGTTATGCCAGGCGGGCCCCGGCCACCGCTTCAGGTCGAGTGA
- a CDS encoding ADP-ribosylglycohydrolase family protein produces MLGAISGDVIGSVYEHWPMKKKDFPLFHHDCGFTDDTVLTVAVADALLEGESYASAMRRWARRFPTRGYGIRFAQWFMAASPEPYNSFGNGSAMRVSPVAWWFDDEARVLAEAERTAACTHDHPEGIRGARAVALAAYLARRGQGMETIRERVARESGYDLGTPLEVIRPEYSFDITCQGSVPQAIRAFLEADSVEDAIRNAISLGGDADTQAAIAGSIAEAAWGVPEDMARAVLKKLPDDMKAVIDAFRQRTM; encoded by the coding sequence ATGCTGGGCGCAATCAGCGGCGATGTCATCGGTTCGGTGTACGAGCACTGGCCCATGAAGAAAAAGGATTTTCCCCTGTTCCACCACGACTGCGGGTTCACCGACGACACCGTGCTCACCGTCGCCGTTGCCGATGCGCTGCTGGAGGGGGAGTCCTACGCCTCCGCCATGCGGCGGTGGGCGCGGCGATTCCCCACCCGCGGCTACGGCATCCGCTTCGCCCAGTGGTTCATGGCCGCCAGCCCGGAGCCCTACAACAGTTTCGGTAATGGCTCGGCCATGCGCGTCAGCCCGGTGGCCTGGTGGTTCGACGACGAAGCGCGGGTGCTGGCGGAAGCCGAGCGCACCGCCGCCTGTACCCATGACCATCCCGAGGGCATCCGCGGTGCCCGCGCCGTGGCGCTGGCGGCGTACCTGGCCCGTCGGGGGCAGGGAATGGAGACCATCCGCGAACGCGTGGCCCGGGAATCCGGTTACGACCTCGGGACCCCGCTGGAGGTCATCCGCCCGGAATACAGCTTCGACATCACCTGTCAGGGCTCCGTACCCCAGGCCATCCGCGCCTTTCTGGAGGCCGACAGTGTCGAGGACGCCATCCGCAATGCCATCTCCCTGGGCGGCGATGCCGACACCCAGGCCGCCATTGCCGGCTCCATCGCCGAAGCCGCCTGGGGTGTCCCCGAGGACATGGCGCGAGCCGTCCTCAAAAAGCTTCCCGATGACATGAAAGCCGTCATCGACGCGTTCCGGCAGCGCACCATGTGA
- a CDS encoding TonB-dependent receptor domain-containing protein gives MIERRTRATATGVTLLALAAATTTLQAQEDRSPTLLDRISITGDPDRIQDVPGSAQQLDRDELDRHSYSDPHRILRAIPGVNVAEEEGFGQFPHISMRGTPPERNSRITVMEDGVLVAPAPYAAPAAYYFPPMGRMDRVEVQKGSSAIRHGPYTTGGALNMLSTPIPDDTSGKADILFGSNNGRRIHTHVGGTEDLPGERSGQIGWLIEGFAEQSDGFKSLDNPASGPNQPDPNTGFDRRNIMTKLRWNADPTAEIYQEVELKYARDDRTVNDTYLGLIQEDFDSDPFRRYHGSQKDEINTENELFQLRHYINPTPNTDLTTTIYRTDTVRNWYKLHEVAPDGADFDDPDSFTGIGSILDDPDQFASEFDWIRGQQGEDSDARGAVRANNREYYAQGIDFRGGYWFDLGGWNHELEAGLRFHEDEEDRFQWQDQYEMGEFGDMYQVERGTPGETTNRLTEADAIATYLQNTMRRGPWQITTGLRYEDIEILRRDWNDPERTGANESRDDTATYRVWIPGIGATYEIDANWSVLAGVHRGFAPGGTSPDSEAERSTNYEAGFRFSSANTRAEVIGFYNDYSNINIECTAVGGGCADDDIGTVQSAGEVEIYGLEALAIHDLGASQGWNYAVPISLGYTLTQSRFKQDIGENAPNQWAKARKGDSLPEIPEHQINASVGVGQEDWRATLNANYVTSVVARADPDFSDQEIESRLLLDVSGEYRVHQNVRLFGSVENLTDKEYVAHYRPAGARPGKSREFWAGVKMDF, from the coding sequence ATGATCGAACGACGCACCCGGGCGACCGCCACAGGTGTGACGCTGCTGGCACTGGCAGCCGCCACCACCACACTCCAGGCCCAGGAGGACCGAAGCCCCACCCTCCTCGACCGCATCAGCATCACCGGTGACCCGGACCGCATCCAGGACGTCCCCGGCTCCGCCCAGCAGCTCGACCGTGACGAGCTGGACCGCCACAGTTACAGCGATCCCCACCGCATCCTCCGGGCCATCCCCGGCGTCAACGTCGCGGAGGAGGAAGGCTTCGGCCAGTTCCCGCATATCAGCATGCGCGGCACCCCGCCCGAGCGGAACAGCCGCATCACCGTCATGGAGGACGGCGTGCTGGTCGCCCCCGCGCCCTACGCAGCGCCGGCGGCCTACTATTTCCCGCCCATGGGCCGCATGGACCGGGTGGAGGTACAGAAAGGCTCCAGTGCCATCCGCCACGGGCCGTACACCACCGGTGGCGCCCTGAACATGCTGTCCACGCCGATCCCGGACGACACCAGCGGCAAGGCGGACATTCTGTTCGGTTCCAACAACGGGCGTCGCATCCATACCCACGTGGGTGGCACGGAGGACCTTCCCGGGGAGCGCAGCGGCCAGATCGGCTGGCTCATCGAGGGCTTCGCCGAACAGTCCGACGGTTTCAAGAGCCTGGACAACCCCGCCTCCGGGCCCAATCAGCCGGACCCGAACACCGGATTCGACCGCCGCAACATCATGACCAAGCTGCGCTGGAACGCCGACCCCACGGCGGAGATCTACCAGGAAGTCGAACTCAAGTACGCCCGGGACGACCGCACGGTGAACGACACCTACCTCGGGCTCATCCAGGAAGACTTCGACAGCGATCCCTTTCGGCGCTATCACGGCTCGCAGAAAGACGAGATCAACACCGAGAACGAGCTGTTCCAGCTCCGGCACTACATCAACCCGACGCCCAACACCGACCTAACCACCACCATCTACCGCACGGATACGGTGCGGAACTGGTACAAGCTGCATGAGGTAGCGCCAGATGGCGCCGACTTCGACGATCCGGATTCTTTCACAGGAATCGGCAGCATCCTTGACGATCCTGACCAATTCGCAAGCGAGTTTGACTGGATTCGAGGGCAGCAAGGAGAGGATAGCGACGCCCGCGGCGCCGTCCGCGCCAACAACCGCGAGTATTACGCCCAGGGCATCGACTTCCGCGGCGGCTACTGGTTCGACCTGGGTGGCTGGAACCACGAACTGGAGGCCGGCCTGCGCTTCCACGAGGACGAGGAAGACCGCTTCCAGTGGCAGGATCAGTACGAAATGGGCGAGTTCGGTGATATGTATCAGGTGGAACGCGGCACCCCCGGCGAGACCACCAACCGCTTGACCGAGGCGGACGCCATCGCCACCTACCTGCAGAACACCATGCGCCGGGGCCCGTGGCAGATCACCACCGGCCTGCGCTACGAGGATATCGAGATCCTTCGCCGGGACTGGAACGATCCGGAACGTACCGGCGCCAACGAGAGTCGCGACGACACGGCGACGTACCGCGTGTGGATTCCGGGCATCGGCGCCACCTACGAGATCGACGCCAACTGGAGCGTCCTCGCCGGCGTTCATCGCGGTTTCGCACCAGGCGGTACGAGCCCGGACTCCGAGGCGGAGCGCAGCACCAACTATGAGGCCGGCTTCCGGTTCAGCAGCGCCAACACCCGCGCCGAGGTGATCGGTTTTTACAACGACTACTCCAATATCAACATCGAGTGCACCGCCGTGGGCGGGGGCTGCGCGGATGATGACATCGGCACGGTGCAGTCCGCCGGGGAAGTGGAAATCTACGGACTGGAGGCCCTGGCCATCCATGACCTGGGTGCTTCGCAGGGCTGGAACTACGCGGTACCGATCAGCCTCGGTTATACCCTGACCCAGAGCCGGTTCAAACAGGACATTGGCGAAAACGCCCCGAACCAGTGGGCCAAGGCCCGCAAGGGTGATTCACTGCCAGAGATCCCCGAACACCAGATCAACGCCAGCGTCGGCGTAGGTCAGGAGGACTGGCGGGCGACCCTGAACGCCAACTACGTCACCTCCGTGGTGGCACGCGCCGACCCGGATTTCAGCGACCAGGAAATCGAGTCCCGCCTGCTGCTGGACGTCTCCGGCGAGTATCGCGTCCACCAGAACGTGCGCCTGTTCGGCTCGGTGGAAAACCTCACCGACAAGGAGTACGTGGCCCACTACCGCCCGGCCGGCGCCCGCCCGGGCAAGTCCCGGGAGTTCTGGGCCGGCGTGAAAATGGACTTCTGA
- a CDS encoding DUF2946 family protein: MDESVLHAMQRWPDVPAVYGYIGVNRRGEFLLKGHVVSHVRTREFINRNYTLDEQGRAYFQNGPQRAYADLEVTPWVYRLMDDGSLRTHTEALVAELREAWLAPDGDVVLVTELGPGLLHAQDLDALPGYLRAEDGVSLDDALTVLLQGDNAEVTLSLVCGHARLRLLDTDNISARFGINTRPAPAAGENAAESEHRPAWEPAPVESS, from the coding sequence ATGGATGAATCCGTCCTCCACGCCATGCAGCGCTGGCCCGACGTCCCCGCCGTCTACGGCTACATCGGCGTCAACCGGCGCGGTGAGTTCCTGCTCAAGGGGCACGTGGTCAGCCACGTGCGCACCCGCGAGTTCATCAACCGCAACTACACGCTGGACGAGCAGGGCCGTGCCTACTTCCAGAACGGCCCCCAGCGCGCCTACGCGGACCTGGAGGTGACACCCTGGGTGTATCGGCTCATGGACGACGGCAGCCTGCGGACCCACACCGAGGCACTGGTGGCGGAACTGCGGGAGGCCTGGCTGGCGCCGGATGGCGACGTGGTGCTGGTCACCGAGCTGGGTCCGGGACTGCTCCACGCCCAGGATCTGGACGCCCTGCCCGGTTATCTGCGCGCGGAGGACGGGGTGTCGCTGGATGACGCCCTCACGGTGTTGCTGCAAGGCGACAACGCTGAGGTCACCCTGTCGCTGGTGTGCGGACACGCCCGACTGCGATTGTTGGATACTGACAACATCTCAGCCCGTTTCGGCATCAACACCCGCCCCGCACCCGCCGCCGGCGAGAACGCCGCGGAGTCGGAACACCGCCCCGCGTGGGAGCCTGCACCTGTCGAGTCGTCATGA
- the glgC gene encoding glucose-1-phosphate adenylyltransferase, which produces MFLERNPRFVSRLTRDTLAMILAGGRGGRLANLTDWRTKPAVPFGGKFRLIDFPLSNCINSGIRRIQVLTQYKAHSLIQHVQRGWGFLRGEFGEFVELVPAQQRLDRPLWYAGTADAVYQSLDIVKAHNPEYVLVLAGDHVYKMDYGPMIARHVESGADMTVGCVETPLERARAFGVMSVDENGHVLEFNEKPDDPAPVPGEPNIALVSMGIYVFNRDFLVRVLREDAENADSTRDFGKDVIPAAIHEARVVAHPFRDPKTDLQPYWRDVGTVDAFYEANQELIGADPELDIYDENWPIWTYQAQLPPAKFITAEIGGDELPGMAVDAMVSGGDIIDGSVVRHSLLFSQVVVEPGSVVEQSVILPAVSVGRNCRIRNAVVDEGCNIPDGSVIGHNPEVDRRHFHVSPKGIVLVTAEMLGQEVNHVR; this is translated from the coding sequence ATGTTCCTTGAGCGTAACCCGCGATTCGTCAGCCGGCTCACCCGCGACACCCTGGCGATGATCCTTGCCGGCGGACGTGGCGGGCGGCTTGCCAATCTCACCGACTGGCGCACCAAACCGGCGGTGCCCTTCGGCGGCAAATTCCGGCTGATCGACTTCCCGCTATCCAACTGCATCAACTCCGGCATTCGCCGCATCCAGGTGCTCACCCAGTACAAGGCACACTCCCTCATCCAGCACGTGCAGCGTGGCTGGGGGTTCCTGCGGGGCGAGTTCGGCGAGTTCGTGGAACTGGTGCCGGCACAGCAGCGTCTGGACCGGCCGCTGTGGTATGCGGGCACCGCTGATGCCGTCTACCAGAGCCTGGATATCGTCAAGGCGCACAACCCGGAGTACGTGCTGGTGCTCGCCGGTGACCACGTCTACAAGATGGACTACGGGCCCATGATCGCCCGCCATGTGGAGTCCGGTGCGGACATGACCGTGGGCTGCGTGGAGACGCCGCTGGAGCGGGCCCGCGCTTTCGGGGTCATGAGTGTTGACGAGAACGGGCATGTGCTGGAGTTCAACGAAAAACCCGACGATCCCGCGCCGGTGCCGGGGGAGCCGAATATCGCCCTGGTGTCCATGGGCATCTACGTGTTCAACCGGGATTTCCTTGTGCGGGTGCTGCGGGAAGACGCCGAGAACGCTGACTCCACACGGGATTTCGGCAAGGACGTGATCCCCGCGGCCATCCATGAGGCCCGCGTGGTCGCCCACCCGTTCCGGGATCCGAAAACCGATCTCCAGCCCTACTGGCGTGATGTCGGCACAGTGGACGCGTTCTACGAGGCCAATCAGGAGCTGATCGGCGCCGACCCGGAGCTGGATATCTACGACGAGAACTGGCCCATCTGGACCTATCAGGCGCAACTGCCACCGGCCAAGTTCATCACCGCCGAGATCGGCGGTGACGAGCTCCCGGGCATGGCCGTGGATGCCATGGTTTCCGGCGGGGATATCATCGACGGCTCCGTGGTCCGTCATTCGCTGCTGTTTTCCCAGGTCGTGGTGGAGCCGGGGTCAGTCGTGGAGCAGTCGGTGATTCTCCCGGCGGTCTCCGTGGGCCGCAATTGCCGTATCCGCAATGCAGTGGTGGACGAGGGGTGCAACATCCCGGATGGAAGCGTCATCGGCCACAATCCGGAGGTGGATCGGCGCCATTTCCATGTCTCGCCCAAGGGGATCGTTCTGGTGACCGCCGAAATGCTGGGCCAGGAAGTCAATCACGTGCGGTAG
- a CDS encoding diguanylate cyclase, which produces MTKNTPGHTSRLKTAFFIQFMLFFGAIATFTVGTNMAMGLDFSFNYKWIATALFVFALAAAAHRGYHHAQVLRLGVYGSAFALFPMAWLSSAGLVSPSIVYAALLIVLINYLLTGRERLATNALFILQVMGLITAYYLQPGLFATLTPEQQLADWLINVPIVFAFLAFLLTRFERAYERARQKNLQRALDMERLSVTDPLTGLYNRLELERRLDNAMSRFQRTREPVTVLFVDIDHFKLYNDYYGHGQGDTCLVKIAELLRAALLRDTDTAFRIGGEEFVILLEGADLAGGQTLAARLGEHINAAALPHAASPGVRHITASIGVAACTAETDSSRELLRAADAALYQAKASGRNRVMVAEEHAERSTDKPGSVTRPEAVAGARLA; this is translated from the coding sequence ATGACCAAGAACACACCCGGGCATACTTCTCGTTTGAAAACGGCCTTCTTCATTCAGTTCATGCTCTTCTTCGGCGCCATCGCCACGTTCACTGTGGGCACGAACATGGCGATGGGGCTGGACTTCTCCTTTAACTACAAGTGGATTGCAACGGCCCTGTTCGTCTTTGCCCTGGCGGCGGCGGCGCACCGTGGCTATCACCACGCCCAGGTGCTGCGCCTCGGGGTCTATGGGAGTGCCTTCGCCCTCTTTCCCATGGCATGGCTGTCCAGCGCCGGACTGGTGTCGCCGTCGATTGTCTATGCGGCGCTGCTGATAGTATTGATCAACTACCTGCTCACGGGCCGTGAGCGCCTGGCAACCAATGCCCTGTTCATTCTTCAGGTCATGGGCCTGATCACCGCGTATTACCTGCAGCCGGGCCTGTTCGCCACGTTGACGCCGGAGCAACAACTGGCGGACTGGCTCATTAACGTGCCCATCGTGTTCGCCTTTCTCGCTTTCCTGCTGACCCGGTTCGAGCGTGCCTACGAGCGGGCGCGGCAAAAGAACCTGCAGCGGGCCCTGGACATGGAGCGCCTGTCGGTCACGGACCCGCTTACCGGGCTTTACAACCGGCTGGAACTGGAGCGCCGCCTGGACAACGCCATGTCACGTTTCCAGCGCACCCGGGAACCCGTGACAGTCCTGTTCGTCGACATCGACCACTTCAAGCTCTACAACGACTACTACGGGCACGGGCAGGGAGACACCTGCCTGGTGAAGATCGCCGAGCTTCTGCGGGCGGCGCTACTCCGGGACACCGACACCGCATTCCGCATCGGCGGCGAGGAGTTCGTGATCCTGCTGGAGGGCGCCGACCTGGCCGGCGGACAGACCCTGGCGGCCCGCCTGGGTGAGCACATCAACGCGGCGGCGCTGCCCCACGCCGCATCACCCGGGGTGCGGCACATCACGGCCAGCATTGGCGTCGCCGCCTGCACCGCCGAGACAGACTCGTCCCGCGAACTGTTGCGCGCGGCCGACGCGGCGCTCTACCAGGCCAAGGCTTCCGGACGCAACCGCGTGATGGTGGCGGAAGAACACGCAGAGCGGTCGACCGATAAGCCCGGCTCTGTCACTCGACCTGAAGCGGTGGCCGGGGCCCGCCTGGCATAA